In a single window of the Niabella ginsenosidivorans genome:
- a CDS encoding alpha-L-rhamnosidase, producing the protein MNKILFVFIAVLCSLSTGAQSTVKNLRTENLTDPVGLDVLQPRFSWQLENNKRNTLQTAYEIKVTANGRPVWNSGKTNSDSSVHVAYKGPALQSGQPYSWQVRVWDNSGKPSAWSPAASFQMALLHPADWKAEWIEPGYTEDDTMRPCPLFRKIFSSVKKVARATIYITSHGMYEAFLNGNRIGNAYLTPGWTSYKKRLQYQVYDVTDQLRQGTNALGVILGNGWYRGFIGFEKQNNFYGKDIALLLQLTITYSDGTTATIVSDGSWKTATGPITYSEIYNGETIDARKDKTGWMQPGYKDDDWAAAKTAAFTKENLLATYNEPVKAHEVLKPVKLIKTPKGETVLDFGQNLVGWVRMKVTGNAGDSVKLFHAEVLDKAGNFYTENLRSAKQKNTYVLKGGATETFFPHFTWQGFRYVKIEGYPGTPDPDNFEAVVLHSDMEPTGTFTTSNPLINQLQHNIQWGQKGNFLDVPTDCPQRDERLGWTGDAQAFFRTASFNRGVNNFFAKWLKDVAADQIDGRVPFVIPNILGNSANSAGWADVATIVPWQLYLAYGDKRTLAAQYNSMKNYVESIRKTTSNDLWNTGFHFGDWLFYRPGDDNDGRAAVTDKYLIAQCFYAHSVQLLINAAKVLDKKEDAAAYSDLLNAVKAAFLKEYMTPSGRLVSGTQTAYVLALYFDMLPENLREQAARRLVYNIKSYGNHLTTGFLGTPYLCHVLTRFGYSNVAYDLLLQETYPSWLYPVKMGATTIWERWDGIKPDGSFQTPGMNSFNHYAYGAIGDWMYRKMVGLDTYEDGPGYKHIKVMPHIGGGFKQASAALKTYYGTASAGWTVNGSTITIDVEVPANTTATIFLPATDASAITESGKPLTSVKEIKSLGNEEGYIRVQTGSGKYRFSMQSRPAK; encoded by the coding sequence ATGAACAAAATTCTTTTTGTGTTTATAGCCGTGCTATGTTCACTGAGCACAGGCGCACAATCCACTGTAAAGAACCTGCGTACAGAAAACCTTACTGATCCCGTGGGGCTTGATGTGCTTCAGCCACGTTTTAGCTGGCAGCTGGAAAATAATAAAAGAAATACCTTACAGACCGCCTATGAAATAAAAGTGACCGCCAATGGCCGGCCGGTGTGGAACAGTGGAAAAACAAATTCGGATTCTTCCGTGCACGTTGCTTATAAAGGCCCCGCTTTGCAAAGCGGTCAGCCATACAGCTGGCAGGTGCGCGTATGGGATAACAGTGGCAAGCCATCCGCCTGGAGTCCTGCTGCCAGTTTTCAGATGGCATTGCTGCACCCGGCAGACTGGAAGGCAGAATGGATTGAGCCGGGCTATACAGAAGATGACACAATGCGCCCCTGCCCTTTATTCCGTAAAATATTCAGTTCCGTCAAAAAAGTTGCCAGGGCTACCATATATATTACCTCTCACGGAATGTATGAAGCTTTTTTAAACGGCAACAGGATCGGTAATGCCTATCTTACCCCTGGCTGGACCTCTTATAAAAAAAGATTGCAATATCAGGTGTATGATGTTACGGATCAGTTAAGACAGGGCACCAATGCGCTGGGCGTTATACTGGGAAACGGCTGGTACCGTGGTTTTATTGGCTTTGAGAAACAGAATAATTTTTACGGGAAGGATATCGCCTTATTGCTGCAATTAACTATTACCTACAGCGATGGCACTACAGCAACCATTGTCTCCGACGGTTCCTGGAAAACGGCTACCGGCCCCATTACCTATTCTGAAATTTATAACGGAGAAACTATAGACGCGCGTAAAGACAAAACCGGATGGATGCAGCCCGGGTATAAGGATGACGACTGGGCTGCTGCCAAAACAGCCGCCTTTACAAAAGAGAACCTGCTGGCCACCTATAATGAACCCGTAAAAGCGCACGAGGTATTGAAACCCGTTAAACTGATAAAAACACCCAAAGGGGAAACCGTGCTGGATTTTGGTCAGAACCTGGTTGGCTGGGTACGCATGAAAGTGACCGGTAATGCCGGAGACTCTGTAAAACTTTTTCATGCAGAAGTGCTGGATAAAGCGGGCAATTTTTATACAGAGAACCTTCGTTCTGCAAAGCAGAAAAACACCTATGTGCTAAAGGGGGGCGCAACAGAAACCTTCTTTCCCCATTTTACCTGGCAGGGATTCCGTTATGTAAAAATAGAAGGATACCCCGGTACGCCTGATCCAGATAATTTTGAAGCAGTGGTACTGCATTCAGATATGGAACCCACCGGAACTTTCACAACATCCAATCCGCTTATTAACCAGTTGCAGCATAATATTCAATGGGGACAAAAAGGCAATTTTTTAGACGTACCAACGGATTGCCCGCAACGGGATGAACGCCTTGGATGGACGGGCGATGCACAGGCCTTCTTCCGCACCGCTTCTTTTAACAGAGGTGTCAACAATTTTTTTGCCAAATGGCTGAAGGATGTAGCTGCCGACCAGATAGACGGCCGTGTTCCCTTTGTAATTCCCAATATTCTTGGCAACAGCGCCAATAGTGCAGGATGGGCAGACGTAGCCACCATTGTTCCATGGCAGCTATACCTGGCTTATGGTGATAAACGCACACTGGCCGCCCAATATAACAGTATGAAAAATTATGTGGAAAGCATTCGTAAAACCACCAGTAATGATCTGTGGAATACCGGCTTTCATTTTGGTGACTGGCTGTTTTACCGCCCCGGCGATGATAACGATGGCCGGGCAGCAGTTACAGATAAATACCTTATTGCACAATGCTTTTATGCACACTCTGTTCAATTGCTGATCAACGCGGCAAAAGTGCTGGACAAAAAAGAAGATGCTGCAGCCTATTCGGATCTGTTAAATGCCGTTAAAGCCGCCTTCCTAAAAGAGTACATGACGCCTTCCGGCAGACTGGTTTCCGGCACCCAAACAGCCTATGTATTAGCCCTGTATTTTGATATGCTGCCTGAAAACCTGAGGGAACAGGCCGCCCGGCGGCTGGTATACAATATAAAAAGCTATGGTAACCATTTAACCACCGGCTTTTTGGGAACGCCCTACCTGTGCCATGTTTTAACCCGCTTTGGTTACAGCAATGTTGCTTATGACCTGTTATTACAGGAAACCTATCCCTCATGGCTGTACCCCGTAAAAATGGGCGCTACTACCATTTGGGAACGCTGGGATGGCATAAAGCCTGATGGCAGTTTTCAGACACCAGGGATGAACTCTTTTAATCATTATGCTTACGGAGCCATCGGGGATTGGATGTATCGTAAAATGGTGGGACTGGACACTTATGAAGACGGGCCCGGTTATAAACATATAAAAGTGATGCCGCATATCGGCGGGGGATTTAAACAGGCGTCTGCTGCTTTAAAAACCTATTACGGAACGGCATCGGCAGGCTGGACGGTAAATGGCAGTACAATTACAATAGATGTGGAAGTGCCGGCAAATACCACGGCTACCATTTTTCTTCCGGCTACTGATGCTTCCGCAATTACAGAATCGGGCAAACCACTGACGTCTGTAAAAGAAATAAAAAGCCTGGGGAACGAAGAAGGTTATATCAGGGTGCAGACCGGCTCCGGCAAATACCGGTTTTCCATGCAGAGCAGGCCGGCCAAATAG
- a CDS encoding aspartyl protease family protein, with product MIRLLLIGLTLQLACVFSAKAQEEFVDPPSTLLTTVHFEQFIGGVIVFRALLDDFKDSLSFILDTGSGGISLDSTTVASLNLKPGAPEKMIRGIGGIRKVGFLKERRLTIGGYEIDSLNFHIIDYDVLTSLYGRKIDGIVGYSVLSRFIVKLDYDKQELSLYTRGVFKYPKGGYLLRPYIRMLPYLRTGINDARKRNFNYLFDIGAGLTVLFSEDFINDSTFLKSRRKRYLKQGEGLGGRVDMYLTVMKSLRLGPYRFKNVPVNIFSDDYNVTSYPSLGGLIGNEIFRRFNVILNYDKQQFYLMPNQFFNAPFDYAYSGIELYLINGVAVTGKIPEDSPAAKAGLKEGDEIIAINNKFGMTLDDLKQALLATYGKVKIIYRRNGELQTATMNVINILRK from the coding sequence ATGATCCGGTTGCTATTGATAGGTTTAACGTTGCAGCTTGCCTGTGTATTTTCTGCAAAGGCCCAGGAAGAATTTGTTGATCCGCCAAGCACGCTTTTAACTACGGTTCATTTTGAACAATTTATTGGCGGCGTCATTGTCTTTAGAGCATTGCTTGATGATTTTAAGGACTCGCTTTCCTTTATTCTGGATACCGGCAGCGGCGGCATTTCATTAGATTCTACTACTGTTGCAAGCCTGAATTTAAAGCCGGGCGCTCCTGAAAAAATGATCCGGGGCATTGGCGGTATCAGGAAGGTGGGCTTTCTTAAAGAACGCCGTTTGACCATTGGAGGTTATGAAATTGACAGCCTGAATTTTCATATTATTGACTATGATGTGCTCACCTCCTTATACGGAAGAAAAATAGATGGCATTGTAGGCTATTCTGTATTGAGCCGTTTTATTGTAAAACTCGATTATGATAAACAGGAATTAAGCCTTTATACACGCGGAGTATTTAAGTATCCGAAAGGAGGATATCTTTTAAGGCCTTATATAAGAATGCTTCCTTATTTAAGAACCGGCATTAATGATGCCCGCAAACGGAATTTTAATTATCTGTTTGACATCGGGGCAGGGCTTACCGTTTTATTTTCAGAAGATTTTATAAACGACAGCACTTTTTTAAAATCCAGACGCAAACGCTATTTAAAGCAGGGTGAAGGATTGGGAGGCAGGGTAGATATGTATTTAACGGTAATGAAGTCATTGCGGCTGGGCCCTTACAGGTTCAAAAATGTGCCCGTAAATATTTTCAGCGATGATTATAATGTAACGTCTTATCCTTCCCTGGGAGGCCTTATAGGAAATGAGATCTTCAGGCGGTTTAATGTGATCCTGAATTATGATAAACAGCAGTTTTATTTAATGCCCAACCAGTTTTTTAACGCTCCTTTTGATTATGCTTATTCCGGTATTGAGCTTTACCTGATCAATGGGGTAGCTGTTACGGGCAAGATACCCGAAGACTCCCCGGCCGCCAAGGCGGGCCTTAAGGAGGGAGATGAAATTATTGCCATTAATAATAAGTTCGGGATGACGCTGGACGATCTGAAACAGGCTTTACTGGCTACCTATGGAAAAGTAAAGATCATTTACAGGCGCAACGGGGAGCTGCAGACTGCTACAATGAATGTGATCAATATCTTAAGAAAGTAA
- a CDS encoding cysteine desulfurase family protein: protein MIRFPIYLDNCATTPCDERVVTAMLPYFTDHFGNASSRSHPFGWKAAAAVEEAQQQVADLIGAGADELYFTSGATESCNLALRGVSTAYAGKGNHIITTKTEHKAVLDTCRELEKKGIEITYLDVPDNGQIDPDAVRAAIRPATILIALQWANNETGVVMPVKEIGKIACEHNVLFFSDATQAAGKIPVNVKESKLALMACSSHKLYGPKGVGALYISRRNPRVTITPQITGGGQQKNIRSGTLNVPGIVGFGKACALCAGEMQNEYSRLLKLRNRLEKGLLSLPDTYLNGDAAARLPHVSNLSFDYLSSSQIITALGKDIAVSSGSACTSGSLDPSYVLKAMHQPDHLAKAAIRFCLSRFTTEEEVSYTLQFVKDTITRLRSDSPAWQLRE from the coding sequence ATGATCCGTTTTCCGATCTATCTTGATAACTGTGCCACCACACCCTGCGATGAAAGGGTGGTAACCGCAATGCTGCCCTACTTTACAGATCATTTTGGAAATGCATCCAGCAGGAGCCACCCGTTTGGATGGAAAGCGGCCGCGGCAGTGGAAGAGGCGCAGCAACAGGTCGCGGATCTGATCGGGGCCGGTGCTGATGAGCTCTACTTTACTTCGGGGGCTACTGAAAGCTGTAATCTGGCATTAAGAGGGGTAAGCACAGCCTATGCCGGTAAAGGCAATCATATTATTACAACAAAAACAGAACATAAGGCAGTACTGGATACCTGCAGGGAGCTTGAAAAGAAAGGAATAGAAATCACCTATCTGGATGTACCGGATAACGGGCAAATAGATCCGGATGCTGTAAGAGCTGCCATACGTCCGGCTACTATTTTAATTGCACTGCAATGGGCAAATAATGAAACCGGTGTTGTAATGCCGGTAAAGGAGATCGGCAAGATTGCCTGTGAGCATAATGTTTTGTTTTTTTCTGATGCCACCCAGGCCGCGGGAAAAATACCTGTTAATGTAAAAGAATCCAAACTGGCCTTAATGGCCTGTAGCAGCCATAAATTATATGGACCTAAGGGGGTGGGCGCCTTATACATCAGCCGCAGGAACCCACGGGTTACAATAACTCCCCAGATAACCGGGGGCGGGCAGCAAAAGAATATCCGCAGTGGTACACTGAATGTGCCGGGTATTGTTGGCTTTGGCAAAGCCTGTGCGCTTTGTGCCGGTGAAATGCAGAATGAGTATTCCCGCCTTTTAAAACTGCGTAACCGGTTAGAAAAAGGCCTTTTGTCTCTTCCTGATACTTATTTAAACGGGGATGCCGCCGCCCGGCTGCCCCATGTAAGCAATCTTTCCTTTGATTACCTCAGCAGCAGCCAGATTATAACGGCACTTGGCAAGGACATTGCGGTGTCTTCCGGCTCTGCGTGTACTTCAGGGTCGCTGGACCCCTCCTATGTTTTAAAAGCAATGCATCAGCCGGACCACCTGGCAAAAGCTGCTATACGCTTTTGTTTAAGCCGTTTTACAACGGAAGAGGAAGTGAGTTATACGCTTCAGTTTGTAAAAGATACCATTACCCGGTTAAGATCAGACAGCCCGGCCTGGCAACTGAGAGAATAA
- a CDS encoding LIC11966 family surface protein produces the protein MKKALIVTTVLLGFLVIACSTPGKKQFTDAVSYDQFIIDRMEQMQQALFAVQRVTGSDSSGAQADIGSYITRIDSVTKTLRELPDFNGDTGYRDAAVRLGEFYKRSINGPYTEIASIYKEEKDTAQANSRVDTIISRLQQEETAADNDFIKQRNAFAAKNHIKIEPAIPAE, from the coding sequence ATGAAAAAAGCACTGATTGTTACAACAGTTTTGCTGGGTTTTCTGGTTATAGCCTGCTCAACTCCCGGCAAGAAACAATTTACCGATGCTGTATCATATGATCAATTCATTATTGATCGCATGGAGCAGATGCAGCAAGCCTTATTTGCGGTACAAAGAGTTACCGGAAGCGATAGCTCCGGTGCACAGGCTGATATAGGCAGTTATATAACCCGGATTGATTCGGTAACAAAGACCCTCAGAGAGCTTCCTGATTTTAACGGGGATACCGGTTACCGGGACGCTGCCGTACGGCTTGGCGAATTTTATAAAAGATCCATTAACGGGCCTTATACTGAAATAGCGAGCATATATAAAGAAGAGAAAGATACAGCCCAGGCAAACAGCCGGGTTGATACGATCATCAGCCGGCTTCAGCAGGAGGAAACCGCCGCTGATAATGATTTTATTAAGCAGCGTAATGCTTTTGCTGCAAAAAATCATATTAAAATAGAACCGGCCATTCCTGCTGAGTAA
- the rnc gene encoding ribonuclease III: MNFIKELFKGKSDTVLKKQLRNILGFTPDNISLYKTALTHRSLKENVDENNERLEYLGDAVLSALVADYLFKRYPYQGEGFLTEMRSKMVNRQQLNEVAVKMNLKKIANFNKLDHTLRGSHIFGNTLEALVGAIYLDLGYKKTSKWVYDYIISPHMFMDELETREINHKNKLYGWANKLGKSLEFTTIEEKLENGRRLFTIGAVVDGEIIAQGKAFNKKDASQIAASLAVHSLGISNNEEGVPAQ, from the coding sequence GTGAATTTTATAAAAGAGCTTTTTAAGGGAAAATCAGATACCGTTTTAAAAAAACAGTTACGGAATATATTGGGTTTTACACCTGATAATATATCCCTGTACAAAACAGCGCTTACTCATCGTTCATTAAAAGAAAATGTAGATGAGAACAATGAACGGCTGGAATACCTGGGCGACGCTGTTCTGAGCGCACTTGTAGCCGATTATCTGTTTAAAAGATATCCTTACCAGGGAGAAGGCTTCCTTACAGAAATGCGCAGCAAAATGGTGAACCGGCAGCAATTGAACGAGGTGGCGGTTAAAATGAACCTGAAAAAGATCGCTAATTTCAATAAGCTGGATCATACATTAAGGGGAAGCCATATTTTTGGTAATACACTGGAAGCGCTGGTGGGTGCTATTTACCTGGATTTAGGGTACAAAAAAACCAGCAAATGGGTATATGATTATATTATTTCCCCGCACATGTTTATGGATGAACTGGAAACGAGGGAAATCAATCATAAGAACAAGCTCTATGGATGGGCAAATAAGCTGGGCAAATCATTAGAATTTACCACTATTGAGGAAAAACTGGAAAATGGCCGCCGGCTGTTTACCATTGGCGCAGTTGTTGATGGTGAAATAATTGCCCAGGGAAAAGCGTTTAATAAAAAAGACGCTTCTCAGATTGCGGCAAGCCTGGCTGTTCATTCCTTGGGGATCAGCAATAATGAGGAAGGCGTTCCGGCACAATAA
- the fabF gene encoding beta-ketoacyl-ACP synthase II, whose protein sequence is MELKRVVVTGMGALTPLGNTVDDYWNGLINGVSGAAPITLFDASKFRTKFACEVKNFDPTNFLDKKEARKVDRFTQFALIASDQAVKNAGLTKENINPDRVGVVLGSGIGGLITFQNEVIDFAKGDGTPRFNPFFIPKMILDIAAGQISMRHNFRGPNYAVVSACASSTNAMIDAINLLRLGKADIIVTGGSEAVVSEAGVGGFNAMKAMSERNDDPATASRPYDKDRDGFVMGEGAGVLVFEELEHALKRGATIYCEVIGGGATADAYHITAPHPEGLGAKNVMIAALNDAGITPADVDYINTHGTSTPLGDIAETKAILEVFGAHSYDMNISSTKSMTGHCLGAAGVIEAIACIKSVVHNIVPPTINHFTDDPELDPKLNFTFNKAQEREVNIALSNTFGFGGHNACVIVKKYS, encoded by the coding sequence ATGGAGTTGAAAAGGGTAGTTGTAACCGGAATGGGTGCATTAACACCGTTGGGCAATACAGTTGATGATTATTGGAACGGGTTGATTAATGGCGTTTCAGGTGCTGCACCCATCACCTTATTTGATGCCAGTAAATTCAGAACGAAATTTGCCTGTGAAGTAAAGAATTTTGACCCCACGAATTTTCTTGATAAAAAAGAAGCCCGGAAAGTTGACCGGTTTACCCAGTTTGCATTGATAGCAAGTGACCAGGCAGTAAAGAATGCAGGCCTTACCAAAGAAAATATAAACCCGGATCGTGTAGGCGTTGTTTTAGGAAGCGGTATTGGTGGGCTGATCACCTTTCAGAATGAAGTGATTGATTTTGCCAAGGGGGATGGCACCCCCCGGTTCAACCCCTTCTTTATTCCTAAAATGATCCTGGACATTGCTGCCGGGCAGATCAGCATGCGGCATAATTTCCGCGGCCCCAACTATGCAGTGGTAAGCGCCTGTGCCAGCAGCACCAACGCTATGATAGACGCTATTAATTTATTGCGCCTGGGCAAAGCGGATATCATTGTTACCGGAGGAAGTGAAGCGGTTGTAAGTGAAGCAGGTGTTGGAGGTTTTAATGCCATGAAGGCCATGAGTGAACGGAATGATGATCCGGCAACAGCCAGCCGCCCGTATGATAAAGACAGGGATGGTTTTGTAATGGGGGAAGGCGCAGGCGTATTGGTCTTTGAAGAGCTGGAGCATGCCCTGAAACGGGGAGCTACTATTTACTGTGAAGTAATTGGCGGCGGCGCTACTGCTGACGCCTATCATATTACGGCCCCGCACCCGGAAGGGCTGGGAGCAAAGAATGTAATGATTGCTGCGTTAAATGATGCGGGCATTACCCCTGCCGATGTAGATTATATTAATACGCACGGCACATCCACACCCCTTGGAGATATTGCCGAAACCAAAGCGATCCTGGAAGTATTTGGTGCGCATTCTTATGATATGAATATCAGCTCTACCAAAAGCATGACCGGCCATTGCTTAGGTGCTGCCGGTGTTATTGAAGCGATCGCCTGTATCAAAAGTGTTGTACATAATATTGTGCCCCCAACCATTAATCATTTTACTGACGACCCGGAACTGGATCCCAAATTGAACTTTACCTTTAACAAGGCACAGGAGCGGGAGGTGAATATTGCATTGAGCAATACCTTTGGCTTCGGTGGGCATAATGCCTGTGTAATAGTAAAAAAATATTCATAG
- a CDS encoding acyl carrier protein, protein MSDIASRVKKIIVDKLGVDEAEVTNEASFTNDLGADSLDTVELIMEFEKEFNISIPDEQAETITTVGQAVSYLEEHAK, encoded by the coding sequence ATGTCAGACATTGCATCAAGAGTTAAAAAAATTATCGTTGACAAACTGGGCGTTGACGAAGCAGAAGTAACTAATGAAGCTTCTTTTACAAATGATCTGGGTGCCGACTCACTGGACACCGTAGAACTGATCATGGAATTTGAAAAAGAATTCAATATTTCTATTCCAGATGAGCAAGCCGAAACAATTACTACTGTTGGTCAGGCTGTATCTTATTTGGAAGAACACGCCAAGTAA
- a CDS encoding GNAT family N-acetyltransferase, which translates to MALKIIDHGSKEYQQMVDLRNEILRKPLGLVLTEEDINADKNNVLIGAFEDEKMLGCCMLVKQSDRIVLLRQMAVLNDLQGKGIGKALMQFAENIARDMGYREISMQARKNASGFYEKMGYREASNEFTNLTIPHVIMKKYI; encoded by the coding sequence ATGGCATTAAAGATTATAGATCATGGTTCCAAAGAATACCAGCAAATGGTAGATCTCCGCAATGAAATTCTGCGGAAACCTTTGGGGCTGGTATTAACGGAGGAAGATATTAATGCCGACAAAAACAATGTGCTGATCGGTGCCTTTGAAGATGAAAAAATGCTGGGATGCTGTATGCTTGTAAAACAATCAGACCGGATTGTTTTACTGCGCCAGATGGCGGTGCTGAATGATCTGCAGGGGAAGGGAATCGGTAAAGCCCTGATGCAGTTTGCGGAAAACATTGCAAGGGATATGGGCTACCGCGAAATATCGATGCAGGCGCGCAAGAATGCATCCGGCTTCTATGAAAAAATGGGGTACCGGGAAGCGAGCAATGAGTTTACAAATCTGACGATCCCCCACGTCATTATGAAAAAATACATCTGA
- a CDS encoding YcxB family protein: MTINFGYDKKQVIQALRYHFISKREIRIMIILVNVFAALALVLYALHKITPTAFLINSFLWLLLMISLWFVLPGLVYRKAATFKHHFTMYFDDNDFTLEHSKGKRSWPYTVLAGYKESPHFFHLYFDERSFLLVPKSACGNSEEVSRLRHLLMNKVKGK, from the coding sequence ATGACGATCAATTTTGGTTATGATAAAAAGCAGGTAATACAGGCATTGCGCTATCATTTCATTTCCAAGAGAGAGATCAGGATCATGATTATCCTGGTAAATGTATTTGCAGCCCTGGCGCTGGTATTGTATGCACTGCATAAAATAACGCCCACAGCCTTTCTGATCAATTCATTTCTCTGGTTGTTGTTAATGATCAGTCTGTGGTTTGTGCTTCCCGGCCTGGTTTACAGAAAGGCAGCAACCTTTAAGCATCATTTTACCATGTATTTTGATGACAATGACTTTACGCTGGAGCATTCAAAAGGTAAAAGAAGCTGGCCTTATACTGTATTGGCCGGTTATAAGGAAAGCCCTCATTTTTTTCATTTGTATTTTGACGAACGGTCTTTTTTGCTGGTGCCCAAATCGGCCTGTGGAAACAGTGAGGAGGTTTCCCGGCTCCGGCATCTGTTAATGAACAAGGTAAAAGGCAAATAA
- a CDS encoding TraR/DksA family transcriptional regulator codes for MATKKKTTTKPTRSASKKAAPAKPVRSVGGKVAAVTKKAGKPAVKAAAKPARPAAKAVASKKAAKPAAKAKAAAKKAVVKKAAAKPVVKAKAPVKKAVAPPAKKTVEKKSTVKETPITEKIVAKKEDKKEAKAPKKVVVPKLSTKSSVKYQPDFTKSVLDTPAVEKAPSVVRYSDSDLAEFKEIILKKLDAAKKELAYLQGLITRRDEGGDMDEGRYMTMEDGSVSMEREQLSQLASRQITFIDHLEKALMRVENKTYGICRVTGHLIDKARLRAVPHATLSIEAKSMMNR; via the coding sequence ATGGCTACAAAGAAAAAAACAACCACTAAACCAACCCGTTCAGCAAGTAAAAAAGCGGCGCCGGCAAAACCTGTCCGTTCCGTAGGCGGAAAAGTGGCCGCTGTAACAAAAAAAGCGGGTAAGCCCGCCGTAAAAGCAGCAGCAAAGCCGGCCCGCCCGGCAGCAAAAGCTGTGGCTTCCAAAAAAGCGGCAAAGCCTGCGGCGAAAGCAAAAGCTGCGGCAAAAAAAGCTGTGGTTAAAAAGGCTGCGGCAAAGCCTGTGGTAAAAGCTAAGGCCCCGGTTAAAAAAGCGGTAGCACCTCCCGCAAAAAAAACAGTTGAAAAAAAGTCGACAGTAAAAGAAACTCCCATAACAGAAAAAATAGTGGCAAAAAAAGAAGATAAAAAAGAAGCAAAAGCTCCTAAAAAGGTAGTGGTTCCCAAACTGTCTACTAAGAGTTCGGTAAAATATCAGCCGGATTTTACAAAGAGTGTCTTGGATACCCCTGCGGTAGAAAAAGCTCCATCAGTAGTCCGTTATTCCGATAGCGACCTGGCCGAGTTTAAAGAGATCATTTTAAAAAAGCTGGATGCAGCTAAAAAAGAGCTGGCTTATTTACAGGGATTGATTACCCGCAGGGATGAGGGCGGCGATATGGATGAAGGCCGTTATATGACCATGGAGGATGGCAGTGTAAGCATGGAGCGGGAACAGCTGAGCCAGCTGGCCAGCCGCCAGATCACTTTTATTGATCACCTTGAAAAAGCGTTAATGCGTGTAGAGAACAAAACCTATGGCATTTGCCGCGTAACCGGTCATTTAATAGATAAGGCGCGTTTGCGTGCAGTGCCCCATGCCACTCTTAGCATTGAGGCCAAATCAATGATGAATCGTTAA